From Solanum lycopersicum chromosome 4, SLM_r2.1:
tcacgaggacatgcttgaaacctggcacacattccatgtcacgacccaaagcgggccgcgagtggcacccacacttaccctcctatgtgagcgaaccaaccaatctaaaccccaacatttcaaccataaataacataatataatgcggaagacttaagctcattaatgaaaatcgattaaataacttctaaaaactcaatacttattatttccaaaatctgaaagtcatcatcacaagaaaaattatcctcaaattactaaatctaagagtatctaagaaactaaacataaataatagctagtctatgccagaacttcgaggcatcaagacatgaagaaaaagatccagtccaagctagaagctttagctcaccctgaaatctggtgtgatgaagattggctagagttgcggttgggttgaagacaacggtacgtttgctgcactccataatgaacaaaaagaaaacatacaagtaggggtcagtacaaaacacgagtactaagtagatatcatcggccaactcaaaatacaaaacagtatatatcagataatatcataaaatcaactaccatactcaacaggtagcaacaacaagtactataatcattaataagtacgccaagtacacccatgaggacgcaagcctccataccatactcatttgggaaataggttcattaaatctgagtatattaccataattcaagattcactctctttattcttcttgtgtcgaaacgtgacactctgatcccctaatactacgtgtcggttcgtgacacctgatccccttaatactacgtgtcggtttgtgacacccaatccccctaatactacgtgtcggttcgtgacacccgatccccctaatactacgtatcgattcgtgacacccgatccccctattactacgtgtcggttcgtgacacccgatctcttaacctcattcttttagttcatcaagccttcttttataccaaggcatcatcattaagaagaggttttcaagatttaggattcaatagcttcatcatgcttatttcatcaccattatatcatcacattatgcaaacacacaattaagcatatagaagggttttacaatactacccaatacatatcattcgctattcagagtttactatgaaatagcataaaccataacctaccttcactgaagattcgtgatcaaacaagcaaattccccaaagcgtTGTTTCCcccttcgttcctctctctctcgatcgtttctccctctcttgttctttctatttttcttattccaaccctctttcctttaccctaattagcatataattaagtataaaagatgataaattaacccacaatttaactcaaggttatctcctttaacccccaagtaattgaattattaacattaaacccctaactttataattatacgcaggaatagtccaaaacgccccttaaaatatttaacagaaatccgacccagtcagggtttacgcagcctgtgacagcccgtcgtgcctgcgacggtctgtcctgctgcttccgtcacaaagttcagagactcaattttcaccaagggtctgtgacggcccgtcacgcctgtgacggctcgtcctgccacttcgtcgcgaagttcagagagtcgatctcagtacccaaatttcagaattctaagtgttttggaacgagaccccctcgacggtccgtcgtgcccatgacggtccgtcgtgggatccgtcgactaaggcagttattaccagaaaatactctactgctcaaaacaactaaacaggtcgttacattccaacactatacaCAATACCAGGCCTGCGAGCAGTCAGATATAACAAGGAACCAATGATTCCCCTGTACATTTTCTGATTCACAAGAGGATCAAATTCTTCTACTATCATCTTGGAATTTGTTCTcataggagtatcaataggtttagaatcaaacatattgaatttcttcaacaGCTCTTTAATGTACTTCTCCTGGCATATTGAAATTCCAGTTGttgattgcttgatttgcagACCCAGGAAGAATGTTAAttcacccatcatgctcatttcaaaCTCCTTTCCCATTAAagatgagaattcttcacacagatgttctgaagtagctccaaaaattatgtcatccacataaacttgaatgataagcaattcttgttctctttttaataagaataGAGTATTGTCTATCTTGCCTCGTTTGAACCCATTCTTTAGCAGAAACTTTGACAACTTTCATACCATGATCTTGGAGCTTGTTTCAGGCCATATAGTGTCTTATTCAAtctgaacacatgatttggTAGCTCTACATCTTCAAAACCAGGAGGTTGATTGACAAACACCTCTTCTTTAAGATCTCATTCAGAAATGCACTCTTCATATCCATTTGATACAGCTTGAACCCATAAATGCAGCAAAagctattaaaattctaatagctTCCATTTTGGAAACaggtgcaaaagtctcatcatagtctgttccttcttcttgattgtatccttTCACCACCAACctggatttatttctagtaatcactccattttcatcaagcttGTTTCTGAAAAACCATCTAGTTCCTATTACTGTTCTGCCTTcaggtcgaggaaccaggtaccataccttGCTTCTTTCAAGCTAATGAAGTTCTTTCTGCATAGAATTGATCCAGTATGCATCACCTAATGCTTCTTTCACATTCTTgggctcaatagatgatataaatgctgagaatgcaactagatttcttgtttttgttctaGTATGAATTCCAGAATTCAAAGGAGAGATGAGAAtatcaagaggatgtgatgaactatgcttCCATCCTGACCTTGGAGCAAACTGATTGAGCTGAtcagcatgatcttcttcatcaaGAGTGACATCATTTTTTTGGGAGACTGAGGTACTCTGGCTGGAATTTTGAATAGTACCAGGTACCATATCATCCTTTTCAACCTCAGCAGCCTCTTCAGGTAGACTATGATTCTGATCATCACAGTCATTTTTCATTTGTTGATCTGCATCAGCTTCACCTCCTTTAGTCTTCTTtgatttgatcattttcatcacatcatcatcatcatttgatccatcattcttcaagcttccatcttcatcaaatacaacatgaatgctttcttcaatgcattgagttcgtttgttgaatattctgtAAGCTTTGctggatgaagaatatccaacaaacactCATTCATCACTTTTAGGATCAAATTTTCGCAGATCATCCTTCCCATTATTCAGCACAAAGCATCTGCATCCAAATGCTCTAAGGTAGCTCAGCATTGGCTTTTTGTTGTTGAGCAGCTCATATGGGGTCTTATTCAAAACAACTCTTATTAGACACCTGTTGGTAACATAACATGTTGTGTTAACAGCTTCAGcccagaaattttgaggaagatttgattcaataatcatagttctggcaatgttcaccaaggttctgttctttctttccactactccattttgttgaggagttcttggagcagaGAAATTATGGCTCGTACCATTCTCCATGCAGAATCTATCCAGTGTTGAGTTCTCAAATTCTGTTCCATGATCAGATCGAATACTGCAAAtaacttgattcaatttggtttgaatcattttgaagaatacCAACAACTCTTCAGCTGTGTCTGCCTTTGATCTCAAGAATCTCGTCCAGGTGTATCTTGAGTAATCGTCAACAATCACCAAAATATACTTATTGCCATTTCTGCTTTGAACCTTTAAGGGTCCACATAAGTCCATATGAAGCAACTCTAGTGTTCTTGATGATGTTACTTGATTTTTGGGCTTAAAGGATGAtctgatttgttttcctttaacacaagcttcacagattttattttcagcaaacttcaGTTTGGGCAGACCTCGGACCAGGTCCTTAGAAATCAATTTGTTCAATAAAGATGAGCTTACATGCCCTAGCCTACGATACCATAGATCAGCATTCTCATTCTGAGCACTAAGACATGTCAGGTCATCTCCATGAGACATTTCCAAGTTtgccacatacatatttttacttctgtgtGCAGTGAGAATTACCTTGTTTGTAGTTAGACTCACCACAGTGCATTTCTCATAAGTAAATTTGACCTCATTTCCTTTGTCACAGATTTGTGACACAC
This genomic window contains:
- the LOC138348114 gene encoding uncharacterized mitochondrial protein AtMg00810-like, translating into MGKEFEMSMMGELTFFLGLQIKQSTTGISICQEKYIKELLKKFNMFDSKPIDTPMRTNSKMIVEEFDPLVNQKMYRGIIGSLLYLTARRPGIVYSVGM